Proteins from a genomic interval of Kaistia defluvii:
- a CDS encoding YnfA family protein: protein MTILIYVAAGLAEIAGCFAFWAWLKLDRSIAWLVPGVLSLALFAYLLTLVDSAAAGRAFAAYGGIYIALSILWLWIVEGARPDRWDLAGAAVCLAGAAIILFAPRG, encoded by the coding sequence ATGACAATCCTGATCTATGTCGCTGCCGGCCTGGCCGAAATCGCGGGCTGCTTCGCCTTCTGGGCGTGGCTCAAGCTTGACCGGTCCATCGCCTGGCTGGTGCCGGGGGTGCTGTCGCTGGCGCTCTTCGCCTATCTGCTGACGCTGGTGGACAGCGCCGCCGCCGGGCGCGCTTTTGCCGCCTATGGCGGCATCTACATCGCGCTGTCGATCCTGTGGCTCTGGATCGTCGAAGGCGCCCGGCCGGATCGCTGGGATCTGGCGGGCGCTGCCGTTTGCTTGGCCGGCGCCGCCATCATCCTGTTCGCGCCGCGCGGATAG
- a CDS encoding UDP-glucose dehydrogenase family protein, whose product MRIAMIGSGYVGLVSGACLADFGHDVTCIDKDAAKIEALKQNRIPIYEPGLEALVASNVRAGRLSFTTEFGGPVGDADVVFIAVGTPSRRGDGHADLSYVYAAAREIAMAAKGFTVVVTKSTVPVGTGDEVERVIREANPDADVAVVSNPEFLREGAAIADFKRPDRIVVGLEGERGKDVMSEVYRPLYLNQAPILFTSRRSSELIKYAANAFLAMKITFINEMADLCESVGADVQAVSRGIGLDNRIGSKFLHAGPGYGGSCFPKDTLALVKTAQDQGTPLRLIETTVSINDQRKRAMARKVIQASGGEIRGKKVAILGLTFKPNTDDMREAPSLSIIQALQDAGALVSAFDPEGMEPARQILGNVDYAADAYDAAQDADVLVIVTEWDIFRALDLKRLKATMRTPLMVDLRNIYRRDDVVREGFRYVSVGRPGDDAAFLLDVAAE is encoded by the coding sequence ATGCGCATAGCGATGATCGGTTCTGGTTATGTCGGGCTCGTCTCCGGCGCGTGTCTGGCGGATTTCGGCCATGACGTGACGTGCATCGACAAGGATGCCGCCAAGATCGAGGCGCTGAAGCAGAATCGGATCCCGATCTACGAGCCCGGCCTGGAAGCTCTGGTCGCCTCGAACGTCCGGGCAGGGCGCCTTTCCTTCACCACCGAATTTGGGGGCCCGGTCGGCGATGCCGATGTCGTCTTCATCGCCGTCGGCACGCCGTCTCGGCGTGGCGACGGGCATGCCGACCTTTCCTATGTCTATGCCGCGGCGCGCGAGATCGCGATGGCCGCCAAAGGCTTCACCGTCGTCGTCACCAAGTCGACGGTTCCGGTCGGCACCGGCGATGAGGTGGAGCGCGTCATCCGCGAGGCCAATCCGGACGCCGATGTCGCGGTCGTATCCAATCCCGAATTCCTGCGCGAAGGCGCTGCCATCGCCGATTTCAAGCGTCCGGACCGCATCGTCGTCGGGCTCGAGGGCGAGCGCGGCAAGGATGTGATGTCCGAGGTCTACCGGCCGCTCTATCTGAACCAGGCGCCGATCCTGTTCACGTCGCGCCGGTCGTCGGAACTGATCAAATACGCCGCCAACGCGTTCCTCGCGATGAAGATCACCTTCATCAACGAGATGGCGGACCTGTGCGAGAGCGTCGGCGCCGACGTGCAGGCGGTCTCGCGCGGCATCGGGCTCGACAATCGCATCGGCTCGAAGTTCCTGCATGCCGGCCCCGGTTATGGCGGCTCGTGCTTCCCGAAGGATACGCTGGCCCTCGTCAAGACGGCGCAGGACCAGGGAACGCCGCTGCGGCTCATCGAGACCACGGTGTCGATCAACGACCAGCGCAAGCGCGCCATGGCGCGCAAGGTCATTCAGGCGTCGGGCGGGGAGATTCGCGGCAAGAAGGTCGCCATTCTCGGCCTGACCTTCAAGCCGAATACCGACGACATGCGCGAGGCCCCGTCGCTATCGATCATCCAGGCGCTGCAGGACGCAGGCGCGCTCGTGTCCGCCTTCGATCCGGAAGGCATGGAGCCGGCGCGGCAGATTCTCGGCAATGTGGACTACGCGGCCGATGCCTATGATGCGGCGCAGGACGCGGATGTCCTTGTCATTGTGACCGAATGGGACATCTTCCGCGCGCTCGACCTGAAGCGTCTCAAGGCGACCATGCGCACGCCGCTGATGGTCGATCTGCGCAACATCTACCGGCGCGACGATGTCGTTCGCGAGGGCTTCCGCTATGTCAGCGTCGGCCGGCCGGGCGACGATGCTGCTTTCCTGCTGGATGTCGCAGCCGAATAG
- a CDS encoding efflux RND transporter periplasmic adaptor subunit codes for MLGRMGTLAAGMVAASFGLILGGCSEEKPAPPPPRLVRTIVVEEKPLVLSAEGAGTIQARYVNNIGFLVSGRVLTRNVDVGASVKKGDLLASLDPVDYNSRLTAAQSQVTSAQAALDQAAGEESRFKQLLANGFTPQARYDQALKDLQTAQAGVVGAKANLKLAQDQLGYTQLHAPTEGVVTQTGANVGQVVQAGEMVVQLSSFNDRDGVFSISVIYIGAAKVGMPVKVWMQAKPSVTVQGVVREISPNADPVTGTYTVKVTLQDPPADMFIGAVVVGEVSNQGREVVTVPASAILQTGDTPEVWLVSADNSVKKVPVKVDRFNTDTVTISSGLSKGDRIVTAGVNALNDGQKVTVEKADAQ; via the coding sequence ATGTTGGGACGTATGGGTACGCTCGCCGCCGGAATGGTCGCGGCGAGTTTTGGGCTCATCCTGGGCGGCTGTTCGGAAGAAAAGCCGGCACCGCCGCCGCCGCGCCTGGTGCGTACCATCGTCGTCGAGGAAAAGCCGCTCGTCCTCTCTGCCGAGGGAGCCGGCACGATCCAGGCCCGCTACGTCAACAATATCGGCTTCCTGGTCAGCGGCCGCGTGCTGACCCGCAATGTCGATGTCGGCGCCTCGGTCAAGAAGGGCGACCTGCTCGCGAGCCTCGATCCCGTCGACTACAATTCGCGGCTGACCGCGGCGCAGTCCCAGGTGACGTCGGCGCAGGCTGCGCTCGACCAGGCCGCGGGCGAGGAAAGCCGCTTCAAGCAACTCCTCGCCAATGGCTTCACGCCGCAGGCCCGCTACGACCAGGCCCTGAAGGATCTCCAGACGGCGCAGGCCGGCGTTGTCGGCGCCAAGGCCAACCTCAAGCTCGCCCAGGACCAGCTCGGTTACACCCAGTTGCACGCGCCGACCGAGGGAGTCGTGACCCAGACGGGCGCGAATGTCGGGCAGGTGGTGCAGGCGGGCGAGATGGTCGTGCAACTCTCCAGCTTCAACGACCGTGATGGCGTCTTCTCGATCTCCGTCATTTACATCGGCGCCGCCAAGGTGGGCATGCCGGTCAAGGTCTGGATGCAGGCAAAGCCGAGCGTCACGGTGCAGGGTGTCGTCCGCGAGATCTCGCCGAATGCCGACCCGGTCACCGGCACCTATACGGTCAAGGTGACGCTGCAGGATCCGCCGGCCGACATGTTCATTGGCGCGGTCGTCGTGGGCGAAGTGAGCAACCAGGGCCGCGAGGTCGTGACCGTGCCGGCGAGCGCCATCCTGCAGACCGGCGACACGCCGGAGGTCTGGCTCGTTTCCGCCGACAATTCGGTCAAGAAGGTTCCGGTCAAGGTCGACCGTTTCAACACCGATACGGTGACGATCTCGTCCGGCCTCTCCAAGGGCGATCGCATCGTCACCGCCGGCGTCAACGCGCTGAACGACGGCCAGAAGGTCACGGTCGAGAAGGCTGACGCACAATGA
- a CDS encoding efflux RND transporter permease subunit, producing the protein MIGGLNLSEWAINHKTLVTFFMALCVVAGVHSYMSLGREEDPQFAVQTMLVQVNWPGASTADTISEITQRLEKKLRETPNIDYINSYTTPGQALLYVNLLQSTPPEQIPFIWYEVRKKVADIEYQLPQDYQGPFFNDEFGDVFGVIYGLTYDGFTMRQTRDFAERAKVAFQNGRDVAKVTMFGQQDQTFYLSFSPQKLAALGLNLNDVLSSIADQNALVPSGVVNTPGENILVNVTGGFLTKENLEAVNLFVNNRFFNLTDIATVEEGYVDPPTKMFRVNGKPAIGLGISMKAGGNNLDFGKGLAQIAAGLEQEFPIGIDVVLVSDQPQVVKQAIAGFTDALLEALIIVLAVSFLSLGLRAGLVVALSIPLVLSIVFLGMKVGGISLQRISLGALIIALGLLVDDAMITVEMMVSKIEEGYEKAKAATFAYVTTAFPMLTGTLVTIFGFFPIGFADSNTGQYCFSLFAVIAIALVSSWFVAVVFSPVIGVAVLPDKIVSKHKEGAREYGRITTAYKHLLLFCMRMRYLTIAVTLGLFVLAIFGQQFVQRQFFPSSDRPELLVTINLPAAASIFATEQVVDKIQSLIDGDPDIERYSNYIGGGAIRFYLPLAVLSDNSFVGQFVIVTKGIEERVRVKAKLQAALPGAVLDATTFVQDLELGPPVGWPIQYRVTGRTPDEARKYADQLVTAMVDSGYARDVNFDWRDKNKTLKIVVNQDMARRVGLSSKVLSQALQAVLTGTTITQMRDSIYLINLVARADSSTRASLDGVRDLQISLPNGQSVPLREVATIDYVLDEGYVGMRDGMPTMTVQANMAPGLQAATVYQRLRPTVEKIRATLPPGGLLVEGGTVEKSAESNAALIAQVPLMVGLMLIILMVQLQSVSRLLLVISVAPLGLIGVVAALLFTNTPMGFVATLGIIALAGMIIRNSVILVDQIEHTRRDGEDAWEAVIEAAQHRFRPIMLTASAAILGMIPIMRDVFWGPMAFAIVGGLAGATLLTLLFLPALYVTSFRIRETRSPEAGPQGSGGAVAQTP; encoded by the coding sequence ATGATAGGAGGGCTCAATCTCTCCGAATGGGCGATCAACCACAAGACGCTCGTCACCTTCTTCATGGCGCTCTGCGTCGTCGCCGGCGTGCACTCCTACATGTCGCTGGGCCGCGAGGAGGATCCTCAGTTCGCGGTCCAGACCATGCTGGTGCAGGTCAACTGGCCGGGGGCCAGCACGGCGGATACGATTTCGGAGATCACCCAGCGGCTCGAGAAGAAGCTGCGGGAGACGCCCAATATCGACTACATCAACAGCTACACGACGCCGGGCCAGGCGCTGCTCTACGTCAACCTGCTGCAATCGACCCCCCCGGAGCAGATCCCGTTCATCTGGTATGAGGTCCGCAAGAAGGTTGCGGATATCGAGTACCAGCTGCCGCAGGACTATCAGGGGCCGTTCTTCAACGACGAATTCGGCGATGTCTTCGGCGTCATCTACGGCCTGACCTATGACGGCTTCACCATGCGGCAGACGCGTGATTTTGCTGAGCGGGCCAAGGTTGCCTTCCAGAACGGCCGCGACGTCGCCAAGGTGACGATGTTCGGCCAGCAGGACCAGACCTTCTATCTGTCCTTCTCGCCGCAAAAGTTGGCGGCGCTCGGGCTCAACCTCAACGACGTCCTGAGTTCGATCGCCGACCAGAACGCGCTCGTTCCCTCGGGCGTAGTCAACACGCCCGGCGAGAACATCCTCGTCAACGTCACCGGCGGATTCCTGACGAAGGAAAACCTCGAAGCCGTCAACCTGTTCGTCAACAACCGCTTCTTCAACCTGACTGATATCGCGACGGTCGAGGAGGGCTATGTCGACCCGCCGACCAAGATGTTTCGGGTCAATGGCAAGCCGGCGATCGGCCTCGGCATCTCGATGAAGGCCGGCGGCAACAATCTCGATTTCGGCAAGGGGCTGGCCCAGATCGCAGCCGGGCTGGAGCAGGAATTCCCGATCGGCATCGACGTCGTGCTGGTCTCGGACCAGCCGCAGGTCGTGAAACAGGCGATTGCCGGCTTTACCGATGCGCTGCTCGAGGCGCTGATCATCGTGCTGGCGGTAAGTTTCCTGAGCCTCGGCCTGCGCGCCGGGCTCGTGGTGGCGCTTTCGATTCCCCTGGTCCTCTCCATCGTCTTCCTCGGCATGAAGGTGGGCGGCATCAGCCTGCAACGCATCTCGCTGGGCGCGCTGATCATCGCCCTCGGCCTGCTGGTCGATGACGCCATGATCACCGTCGAGATGATGGTCTCGAAGATCGAGGAGGGGTACGAGAAGGCCAAGGCGGCGACCTTCGCCTATGTCACCACGGCGTTTCCGATGCTGACCGGCACGCTGGTGACGATCTTCGGCTTCTTCCCGATCGGCTTCGCCGACAGCAATACCGGCCAGTACTGCTTCTCGCTCTTTGCCGTGATCGCGATCGCGCTCGTGTCGTCCTGGTTCGTCGCCGTCGTGTTTTCGCCGGTCATCGGCGTAGCGGTGCTGCCGGACAAGATCGTTTCGAAGCACAAGGAAGGCGCGCGCGAATACGGGAGAATTACGACCGCCTACAAGCACCTGCTGCTCTTCTGCATGCGGATGCGCTATCTGACGATTGCCGTGACGCTGGGCCTTTTCGTGCTGGCGATCTTCGGGCAGCAATTCGTGCAGCGGCAGTTCTTCCCGTCTTCCGACCGTCCGGAACTGCTCGTCACGATCAATCTGCCGGCCGCCGCCTCGATCTTCGCGACGGAACAGGTCGTGGACAAGATCCAGTCCCTGATCGACGGTGATCCCGACATCGAGCGCTATTCCAACTATATCGGCGGCGGCGCGATCCGCTTCTACCTGCCGCTCGCCGTGCTCAGCGACAATTCCTTCGTAGGTCAGTTCGTCATCGTGACCAAGGGGATCGAGGAGCGGGTTCGCGTCAAGGCGAAGCTGCAGGCGGCGCTTCCCGGCGCCGTCCTCGACGCCACCACCTTCGTTCAGGATCTCGAACTGGGCCCGCCCGTGGGCTGGCCGATCCAGTATCGCGTCACGGGACGCACGCCGGACGAGGCGCGCAAATACGCCGATCAACTCGTGACTGCGATGGTCGATTCCGGCTATGCGCGCGACGTGAACTTCGACTGGCGCGACAAGAACAAGACGCTGAAGATCGTCGTCAACCAGGACATGGCGCGACGGGTCGGCCTCAGCTCCAAGGTCCTGTCGCAGGCGCTCCAAGCAGTGCTGACCGGCACGACGATCACCCAGATGCGGGACTCGATCTATCTCATCAATCTGGTGGCCCGGGCGGATTCGAGCACGCGCGCCTCGCTCGATGGGGTGCGCGATCTGCAGATCAGCCTGCCCAACGGCCAGTCCGTGCCGCTGCGCGAAGTCGCCACGATCGACTACGTTCTGGACGAGGGTTATGTCGGCATGCGCGACGGCATGCCGACCATGACGGTGCAGGCCAACATGGCGCCGGGCCTCCAGGCGGCGACCGTGTACCAGCGGCTGCGGCCGACGGTCGAGAAGATCCGCGCGACCTTGCCGCCGGGTGGATTGCTCGTCGAAGGCGGCACCGTCGAGAAGAGCGCCGAGAGCAACGCGGCCCTGATCGCGCAGGTGCCGCTGATGGTCGGATTGATGCTGATCATCCTGATGGTCCAGCTGCAAAGCGTCTCGCGCCTGCTGCTGGTGATCAGTGTCGCGCCGCTCGGCCTGATCGGTGTCGTCGCAGCCTTGCTCTTCACCAACACGCCCATGGGCTTCGTTGCCACGCTCGGCATCATCGCCCTGGCCGGCATGATCATCCGCAATTCGGTGATCCTCGTCGACCAGATCGAGCACACCCGCCGCGATGGCGAAGACGCGTGGGAGGCGGTGATCGAGGCCGCGCAACATCGTTTCCGCCCCATCATGCTGACGGCATCGGCCGCGATTCTCGGCATGATCCCGATCATGCGCGACGTGTTCTGGGGGCCGATGGCGTTCGCCATCGTCGGCGGCCTCGCGGGGGCGACGCTGCTGACGCTTCTGTTCCTGCCGGCCCTCTACGTGACCAGCTTCCGCATCCGGGAGACCCGGAGCCCCGAGGCCGGTCCGCAGGGTTCAGGCGGGGCCGTGGCGCAGACGCCTTGA